In Daphnia magna isolate NIES linkage group LG7, ASM2063170v1.1, whole genome shotgun sequence, a single genomic region encodes these proteins:
- the LOC116926396 gene encoding helicase domino isoform X1: MENTITKLKNDKSSFSSVLDKYSRLQNERTRSDNAYKDVRLSVNLLERFVHGESLNQVVITLYPGNEGYTLALKIHNTLENETARIPYEEDELLNCIESQQLPPVLVELLEEAEADVFYEGCVFVEVKDLRNGLKQSWNVLLKPSPQTILADAQQICQEQGWGSEELIQLESILCMAMAEPLCLNPNPSIGELAVNRDSTSKQLHSTALRRNRRKWCEGRKRKQIESSPSSNNDFKLHDFLKKKSLLGRGIPPILQQPQQDKHGMPSSSSSTPSVQLDVSDVLRLAKPLERPKETGDCSMIPCEEYLYETDRVNGRVYLVRLTIFQRPAIEEFLGQLYVDRDFRDGKLTGGASCMFTLGSRIHVNRYIQQFTEIFTEEGRKSVKITHQVQGHPPRVMYTQSMREKERLREKEEKQQQLLLLQQQQQQQQQQQQQQQQPTVVQQLPVNKDATETQPANTAPIPNKTENHQTSGTITKTALLESLKSGQVSPAIATLVSTLLSSNPQQQQQQQQQIRPAAAAVGLNANVVMANGHHHQVHQQQQSLLRTPAAVRPATAVTVASGPAGSGPNVQLVTQSFSLQQGQQPQLRPNTNVRPTALAALLTNSKVTTLPPNISPGKGKFVAIDGGVNGSAGASGGNTILMGQIVRPIASGGATPVLPSYSQAIGQTTAGATVVRTIRPAIPASTAGVVRRTTEAVLVNGSGGTQRFSLTVPALSALLAGTPSADSPGANNVASSQNSPTLLERLQQQSSPSKPMVHALNNNHHQMHTIKPGLNMSNNNLNVQSINLTGVQGAVANLPTLQSIQVSIPGLAVPLSLSLAVSSSSGTTGSTTVTTAGMVGNVRLTTTGSLAGTGQPISIPLSVLQQVLNRSIPNTSGSTGVQLMSSVANKDGTQPLKVAVTTGASVAQLSSGGQSSGSLLAHQQLQMALQRQVQVQLQQKMAAKQKSKPPNS, encoded by the exons ATGGAAAATACCATCACCAAGCTCAAAAATGACAAGTCCTCTTTTTCTAGTGTTTTGGATAAATATTCACGGCTTCAGAACGAAAGGACACGATCTGACAATGCCTACAAG GATGTCAGGTTATCTGTCAACCTGTTGGAACGATTTGTACATGGGGAATCCCTAAATCAAGTAGTTATCACACTATACCCAGGGAATGAAGGCTATACACTAGCCTTGAAGATACATAATACTTTGGAGAATGAAACTGCACGAATTCCTTATGAAGAAGATGAGCTCCTAAATTGTATAGAAAGCCAACAACTTCCACCTGTCTTAGTTGAGCTTCTTGAGGAGGCAGAAGCTGATGTTTTCTATGAAGGTTGTGTATTTGTAGAAGTGAAAGACCTTCGAAATGGTTTGAAGCAATCTTGGAATGTACTACTTAAACCTTCCCCTCAG ACTATTTTAGCTGATGCACAGCAGATCTGCCAGGAACAAGGTTGGGGTTCAGAAGAACTGATCCAATTGGAAAGCATACTGTGCATGGCTATGGCTGAACCATTGTGCTTGAACCCCAATCCTTCAATAGGAGAACTGGCTGTGAACAGAGACAGCACATCTAAGCAATTACATAGTACAGCCTTACGTCGCAATAGAAGGAAATGGTGTGAAGGAAGGAAGCGGAAGCAGATCGAGAGTAGCCCAAGTTCTAATAACGATTTTAAACTTCACGATTTTCTCAAAAAGAAATCTCTGCTGGGACGAGGCATACCTCCAATACTTCAG CAACCACAACAAGATAAACACGGTATGCCGTCATCATCCTCCTCAACTCCTTCCGTCCAACTGGATGTTTCGGATGTCTTAAGATTAGCGAAACCTCTGGAACGACCCAAAGAAACTGGCGATTGTTCCATGATACCCTGTGAAGAGTACTTGTACGAGACGGATCGGGTAAATGGTCGAGTATATCTAGTTCGTCTAACGATATTCCAGCGGCCAGCCATTGAGGAGTTCCTCGGTCAACTTTATGTTGATCGAGATTTCCGGGACGGCAAATTGACGGGCGGTGCATCTTGCAT GTTTACCTTGGGTTCAAGAATACACGTCAATCGTTACATTCAACAGTTCACGGAAATCTTTACGGAGGAAGGCCGCAAGTCCGTCAAGATTACTCATCAAGTTCAAGGCCATCCACCTCGGGTCATGTATACTCAAAGCATGCGAGAGAAGGAACGACttagggaaaaagaagaaaaacagcaaCAGCTGTTActactacaacaacaacagcagcagcagcagcaacaacagcaacagcaacagcaacctACAGTCGTCCAGCAATTACCTGTTAATAAAGATGCAACAGAGACTCAACCAGCGAACACAGCGCCAATTCCGAACAAG ACGGAGAACCACCAAACCTCGGGCACCATTACCAAAACGGCCTTACTAGAAAGTCTCAAGTCTGGCCAGGTCTCACCAGCCATAGCTACTTTAGTTTCCACCCTCCTTTCTTCGAATcctcagcagcagcagcagcaacaacaacaaataagg CCTGCTGCTGCAGCAGTTGGCCTCAACGCCAATGTTGTGATGGCCAACGGTCATCACCATCAGGTCCATCAGCAGCAACAAAGTTTGCTTAGAACCCCGGCTGCTGTAAGACCTGCAACAGCCGTTACAGTGGCGTCTGGGCCCGCTGGATCGGGACCCAATGTCCAGTTGGTTACCCAGTCATTTAGCCTACAGCAAGGCCAGCAACCGCAGTTGAGGCCCAATACTAATGTGCGTCCCACCGCATTAGCCGCCCTCTTGACAAATTCAAAAGTGACGACATTACCTCCTAACATATCTCCAGGAAAG GGGAAATTCGTGGCTATTGATGGTGGCGTTAACGGCTCAGCTGGCGCCAGCGGAGGGAATACTATTTTAATGGGTCAAATTGTCCGACCGATCGCCAGCGGAGGGGCAACTCCTGTTTTACCTTCGTACAGCCAAGCCATTGGTCAGACAACTGCCGGAGCGACGGTTGTCCGAACTATCCGACCTGCTATCCCTGCGTCAACGGCCGGAGTAGTAAGGCGTACCACGGAAGCCGTCCTAGTAAATGGATCAGGGGGTACGCAGAGGTTTAGTTTGACTGTACCTGCCCTTTCGGCATTACTAGCAG GAACGCCTTCGGCCGATAGTCCCGGTGCTAATAATGTGGCTTCTAGCCAGAATTCTCCTACCCTGCTTGAACGACTGCAACAGCAGTCTTCTCCCAGTAAACCGATGGTCCATGCCTTAAATAATAATCATCATCAAATGCACACTATCAAGCCAGGCCTGAACATGAGCAATAACAACCTGAACGTGCAAAGTATTAACCTAACTGGCGTGCAAGGTGCTGTTGCCAACCTCCCCACTCTACAAAGCATACAG GTATCAATTCCAGGATTGGCCGTCCCTCTCTCACTCTCCCTAGCTGTTAGTTCCAGTTCGGGTACGACGGGAAGTACAACCGTGACAACTGCTGGGATGGTGGGAAATGTGAGACTGACGACTACGGGAAGTCTCGCTGGTACTGGCCAACCCATTAGCATCCCACTATCCGTCCTCCAGCAGGTGCTCAACCGCTCA ATTCCGAACACTAGTGGAAGCACGGGCGTACAATTAATGAGCAGCGTTGCTAACAAGGATGGAACTCAACCTCTTAAGGTTGCAGTTACAACTGGTGCTAGCGTGGCTCAACTGTCTTCCGGTGGACAAAGTTCAGGGTCCTTATTGGCCCATCAGCag TTGCAAATGGCTCTACAACGCCAAGTGCAGGTGCAATTGCAGCAAAAAATGGCCGCCAAACAGAAGAGTAAACCGCCCAACAGCTAA
- the LOC116926396 gene encoding helicase domino isoform X2: MENTITKLKNDKSSFSSVLDKYSRLQNERTRSDNAYKDVRLSVNLLERFVHGESLNQVVITLYPGNEGYTLALKIHNTLENETARIPYEEDELLNCIESQQLPPVLVELLEEAEADVFYEGCVFVEVKDLRNGLKQSWNVLLKPSPQTILADAQQICQEQGWGSEELIQLESILCMAMAEPLCLNPNPSIGELAVNRDSTSKQLHSTALRRNRRKWCEGRKRKQIESSPSSNNDFKLHDFLKKKSLLGRGIPPILQQPQQDKHGMPSSSSSTPSVQLDVSDVLRLAKPLERPKETGDCSMIPCEEYLYETDRVNGRVYLVRLTIFQRPAIEEFLGQLYVDRDFRDGKLTGGASCMFTLGSRIHVNRYIQQFTEIFTEEGRKSVKITHQVQGHPPRVMYTQSMREKERLREKEEKQQQLLLLQQQQQQQQQQQQQQQQPTVVQQLPVNKDATETQPANTAPIPNKTENHQTSGTITKTALLESLKSGQVSPAIATLVSTLLSSNPQQQQQQQQQIRPAAAAVGLNANVVMANGHHHQVHQQQQSLLRTPAAVRPATAVTVASGPAGSGPNVQLVTQSFSLQQGQQPQLRPNTNVRPTALAALLTNSKVTTLPPNISPGKGKFVAIDGGVNGSAGASGGNTILMGQIVRPIASGGATPVLPSYSQAIGQTTAGATVVRTIRPAIPASTAGVVRRTTEAVLVNGSGGTQRFSLTVPALSALLAGTPSADSPGANNVASSQNSPTLLERLQQQSSPSKPMVHALNNNHHQMHTIKPGLNMSNNNLNVQSINLTGVQGAVANLPTLQSIQVSIPGLAVPLSLSLAVSSSSGTTGSTTVTTAGMVGNVRLTTTGSLAGTGQPISIPLSVLQQIPNTSGSTGVQLMSSVANKDGTQPLKVAVTTGASVAQLSSGGQSSGSLLAHQQLQMALQRQVQVQLQQKMAAKQKSKPPNS, translated from the exons ATGGAAAATACCATCACCAAGCTCAAAAATGACAAGTCCTCTTTTTCTAGTGTTTTGGATAAATATTCACGGCTTCAGAACGAAAGGACACGATCTGACAATGCCTACAAG GATGTCAGGTTATCTGTCAACCTGTTGGAACGATTTGTACATGGGGAATCCCTAAATCAAGTAGTTATCACACTATACCCAGGGAATGAAGGCTATACACTAGCCTTGAAGATACATAATACTTTGGAGAATGAAACTGCACGAATTCCTTATGAAGAAGATGAGCTCCTAAATTGTATAGAAAGCCAACAACTTCCACCTGTCTTAGTTGAGCTTCTTGAGGAGGCAGAAGCTGATGTTTTCTATGAAGGTTGTGTATTTGTAGAAGTGAAAGACCTTCGAAATGGTTTGAAGCAATCTTGGAATGTACTACTTAAACCTTCCCCTCAG ACTATTTTAGCTGATGCACAGCAGATCTGCCAGGAACAAGGTTGGGGTTCAGAAGAACTGATCCAATTGGAAAGCATACTGTGCATGGCTATGGCTGAACCATTGTGCTTGAACCCCAATCCTTCAATAGGAGAACTGGCTGTGAACAGAGACAGCACATCTAAGCAATTACATAGTACAGCCTTACGTCGCAATAGAAGGAAATGGTGTGAAGGAAGGAAGCGGAAGCAGATCGAGAGTAGCCCAAGTTCTAATAACGATTTTAAACTTCACGATTTTCTCAAAAAGAAATCTCTGCTGGGACGAGGCATACCTCCAATACTTCAG CAACCACAACAAGATAAACACGGTATGCCGTCATCATCCTCCTCAACTCCTTCCGTCCAACTGGATGTTTCGGATGTCTTAAGATTAGCGAAACCTCTGGAACGACCCAAAGAAACTGGCGATTGTTCCATGATACCCTGTGAAGAGTACTTGTACGAGACGGATCGGGTAAATGGTCGAGTATATCTAGTTCGTCTAACGATATTCCAGCGGCCAGCCATTGAGGAGTTCCTCGGTCAACTTTATGTTGATCGAGATTTCCGGGACGGCAAATTGACGGGCGGTGCATCTTGCAT GTTTACCTTGGGTTCAAGAATACACGTCAATCGTTACATTCAACAGTTCACGGAAATCTTTACGGAGGAAGGCCGCAAGTCCGTCAAGATTACTCATCAAGTTCAAGGCCATCCACCTCGGGTCATGTATACTCAAAGCATGCGAGAGAAGGAACGACttagggaaaaagaagaaaaacagcaaCAGCTGTTActactacaacaacaacagcagcagcagcagcaacaacagcaacagcaacagcaacctACAGTCGTCCAGCAATTACCTGTTAATAAAGATGCAACAGAGACTCAACCAGCGAACACAGCGCCAATTCCGAACAAG ACGGAGAACCACCAAACCTCGGGCACCATTACCAAAACGGCCTTACTAGAAAGTCTCAAGTCTGGCCAGGTCTCACCAGCCATAGCTACTTTAGTTTCCACCCTCCTTTCTTCGAATcctcagcagcagcagcagcaacaacaacaaataagg CCTGCTGCTGCAGCAGTTGGCCTCAACGCCAATGTTGTGATGGCCAACGGTCATCACCATCAGGTCCATCAGCAGCAACAAAGTTTGCTTAGAACCCCGGCTGCTGTAAGACCTGCAACAGCCGTTACAGTGGCGTCTGGGCCCGCTGGATCGGGACCCAATGTCCAGTTGGTTACCCAGTCATTTAGCCTACAGCAAGGCCAGCAACCGCAGTTGAGGCCCAATACTAATGTGCGTCCCACCGCATTAGCCGCCCTCTTGACAAATTCAAAAGTGACGACATTACCTCCTAACATATCTCCAGGAAAG GGGAAATTCGTGGCTATTGATGGTGGCGTTAACGGCTCAGCTGGCGCCAGCGGAGGGAATACTATTTTAATGGGTCAAATTGTCCGACCGATCGCCAGCGGAGGGGCAACTCCTGTTTTACCTTCGTACAGCCAAGCCATTGGTCAGACAACTGCCGGAGCGACGGTTGTCCGAACTATCCGACCTGCTATCCCTGCGTCAACGGCCGGAGTAGTAAGGCGTACCACGGAAGCCGTCCTAGTAAATGGATCAGGGGGTACGCAGAGGTTTAGTTTGACTGTACCTGCCCTTTCGGCATTACTAGCAG GAACGCCTTCGGCCGATAGTCCCGGTGCTAATAATGTGGCTTCTAGCCAGAATTCTCCTACCCTGCTTGAACGACTGCAACAGCAGTCTTCTCCCAGTAAACCGATGGTCCATGCCTTAAATAATAATCATCATCAAATGCACACTATCAAGCCAGGCCTGAACATGAGCAATAACAACCTGAACGTGCAAAGTATTAACCTAACTGGCGTGCAAGGTGCTGTTGCCAACCTCCCCACTCTACAAAGCATACAG GTATCAATTCCAGGATTGGCCGTCCCTCTCTCACTCTCCCTAGCTGTTAGTTCCAGTTCGGGTACGACGGGAAGTACAACCGTGACAACTGCTGGGATGGTGGGAAATGTGAGACTGACGACTACGGGAAGTCTCGCTGGTACTGGCCAACCCATTAGCATCCCACTATCCGTCCTCCAGCAG ATTCCGAACACTAGTGGAAGCACGGGCGTACAATTAATGAGCAGCGTTGCTAACAAGGATGGAACTCAACCTCTTAAGGTTGCAGTTACAACTGGTGCTAGCGTGGCTCAACTGTCTTCCGGTGGACAAAGTTCAGGGTCCTTATTGGCCCATCAGCag TTGCAAATGGCTCTACAACGCCAAGTGCAGGTGCAATTGCAGCAAAAAATGGCCGCCAAACAGAAGAGTAAACCGCCCAACAGCTAA